A window of Variovorax sp. HW608 genomic DNA:
GAACCAGTGGAAGAACTTCGGAATCCGCTCGTCGCGAAATGCCTTCGCACGTTCCAGCGCCGCGTCGCGCTGGTCCTCGTAGTAGAGACCGGTCGAGATCGGATGGTGCGTGTCGTGCACCTCCGCCACCGCGTCGGCGACGGTGAGCTGGATCTGGTGCGTCCAGAGCGCGTCGAGCTCGCCCACCCCCGCGAGGCCGAGGCGCGGGCCGAGGTAGAGGAGGATCGCCGCCGTCTGCCCGACGACCACGTCGCCGTCGACCAGGAAAGGCGGTGCGAACGAGGGGCGCGGATTGTCCGGGTCGCCCAGCTTGCGCATCAGCGCCGATTCGCCGCCGCCCTTGGCCGGCGGCTCGCGCGCCACGTCGACATACGCAGCGCCCGCCGCTTCGAGCGCAAGACGGACGAATTCGCCGCGGCCCTGGATCGTGGGCCAGTAGTGCAGTTGATAGGCCATGCGTCGCTCCGAGGTCACATAAGGCACGCAGCATACGGGCACACACCGGCGCCGCAATCGCCCACAATGCGCCGTCCATTCGTCGGAGCACTTCCAATGACCCTGCTGATCCTCGGCCTCGTCCTGTTCCTCGGCGTGCACTCGCTATCGATCGTCGCGCCCGGCTGGCGCGCCGCGCAGATCGAACGGCGCGGCGAGCGCGCCTTCAAGGGCGTCTACGCGCTCGTCTCGATCATCGGCTTCGTGCTCTTGATCTACGGTTACGGCCTGGCCCGGCAGGCGCCGGTGCCGATCTATTCACCGCCGGTCGCGCTGCGGCACCTGGCGCTGGTGCTGATGCTGCCGGTGTTCCCCCTGCTCTTCGCGGCCTACATGCCGGGACGCATCCAGCGCGCCGCCAAGCATCCGATGCTGCTCGCGGTCAAGTTCTGGGCCTTGGCGCACCTGCTCGCCAACGGCACGCTCGCCGACGTGCTGCTGTTCGGCGGCTTTCTGGTGTGGGCGGTCGCGGACCGCATCTCGCTCACGCACCGCACGGTGCCGCAGAAGGTGCCCGGCGCGCCGCCGGGCGCGATGAACGACGTGATCGCGCTCGTGGGCGGGCTGGTGGTGTATGTCGTCTTCCTGTTCTGGGCGCATGCGTGGCTGATCGGGGTTTCGCCGCGCGGATAGATGTAACTCCCGCGAGACGGGATTGGGGGAACCCTATCGCGCGCTTGCATTTTCTTGCCGCATGAACGCAAGATCTCCTCCCTCGTCGCGGCATCGCAACCCCAACCTGGAGGATGACCTTGAGCGCGCCCCCCCCTAACTTCGCCCAAGCAGCGACGAGCCACGACCTCCAGCGACACGAAAAGGTGGTGCTGGTCGCCGACCTCGTCGATTCCGTGGGCCTCATGCTGAAGGACGAACTGGGCGTCATCCGGCGTTGGGGGGCTTTCATCGGTCAGGTGACCCTCAACATCCTGCCGGCCAACGAAGGGCGTCTCGTGAAGAGCTTGGGCGACGGTCTGATGGCGGAATTCAACGGCGCACCCGAGGCGGCCGCCTGCGCGCTGGCGATGCATCGCTGGCTCGACGAGTCGGAGCCGGACGCAAGCGAAGCGCCCATGCGCCTGCGCATCGGCATGCATGCTGCGCAGGTCTACGAGGACGAGCACGACATCTATGGCACCGGCGTGAATCTCGCCGCCCGCATCGCCGCGCTGGCGCAGCCGGGCCACACGGTCATGAGTTCGGCCGTCCGCGACGGCCTGACCGACGGGCTCGACGGCGAGCTCGAGGACCTGGGCGAGTGGTACCTCAAGCACGTCGACCAACCGTTGCACGTCTATGGCGTGCGAAAGGCCGGACAGCAGCCCGCGTTTCGCACCGAGCACGCCGACCCGGCGCCCTTCCGGCCGACCATCGCAGTCATGCCCTACGCCTCCCGCAACGTCGAGCTCGAGCAGTTCGCGATCGGCGACCTGATCGCGGAGGGCGTCATCGGGCGCATGAGCCGGACGCAGGAGATCAACGTGATCTCGCACCTGTCGACCTCGGCGCTGGCCCGGACATGGCGCACGCTGGATCAGGCCGAGACCCATCTCGGTGCGGACTACGTGCTGTCCGGCAGTTACGTGGTGACCGGCCACACGGTGCTCGTCTTTTCGGAGCTCGCGAGCGTCCGCCACAAGGAGGTGGAATGGACCGGCCGCGCCAAGGGCGAGCTCGAAGACCTGATGCAGCTCGACAGCGAGATCTGCGACACCATCGCCAGCGAATGCCACCAGGCGCTGCTCGAAAAAGGGGCACAGAAGGCGCTCGTGCGTCCCTTGCCGACGCTCGAGAGCTACGGCTTGCTGCTCGGCGGCATCGGGCTGATGCACAGGAGCACGAAGTCGGAATTCCTCCGTTCGCGCGAAGTGCTCGATGCGCTGATCGAGCGCCACCCGACCCACGCCCTGCCCCGCATCTGGCTCGCCAAGTGGTACATCCTGTGCGCCACGCGCGGGCTGACGGGGGACGCACGCAACCAGGCCAGCCTGGCGCTGCAGGAGACGCGTCGCGCGCTCGACGTGGAGCCCTCGCACCCGCTCGGCTGGGCGATGCAGGGCTTCGTCCAGCTGCATCTCATGAAGGACGTGGAGCACGCCCTGGAGAGTTGCAACCAGGCCCTCGACCGGTCGTTCAATGAACCGCTGGCATGGCTCTTCAAAGGCGTGGCGCACGCGTTCGACGGCGATGGCGCGCAGGCTCTGCCGGCAGGACAGAGAGCGCTCGATCTGTCGCCGCTCGATCCGCTGAAGTACTACTACCACTCGCTGATGGCCTCCATCGCCATCTCCGCGGGACAGTACGAATCGGCCATCGACTTCGCACAGCAGTCGCTCAGGGTCAACGCCGCGCACCTGTCGAGCTACCGCTCGCTGACCATCGCGCAATCGCTGGCCGGCCAGCAGGATGCCGCGCGTGCGACGCTGGCCCTGATGCTCCAGCGAGATCCCCAATTCACGGTGACGCGCTTCGCGCAAGGCTATCCCGCCCGCGACCGCGTGCCGGCCTACCTGGAGAAATTGAAAGACGCGCTTCGCGCGGCGGGCGCCAAAGAAAGCTAAGAAACGTCGCGAAACAAACCGTTGAGGAGTAAACCATGTCCCTGCTTGGTGGTTACGGCGGCTATGGGGGTTACGGTGGCTACGGGGGGTACGGCGGCTATGGTGGTTACGGAGGGTATGGCGGCTATGGGGGCGGCGGCCCCGTTCCCGGGAGCCTCGGGGACGCCTTCGCCAATCCGCTGGTGTGCACGGCGCTGGTGGCCAATCGGGATGCGACCAGCAATCCGGGCGCACCCTCGCAAACCCCGGCCAATCCAAATTTCAACGATCCGGCCAACATCCCGCGCTGGGAGAGCTGGGTTCGCTCCTACCTCGTGCAATGGGAGCTCTGCAAGGGCGTGACGGTCGACCCCAGTGGGATGGGCGCCAGCGCCATGGAGCTCAAGGCCGACGGCCAGACCATTGTGCGCATCGCACAGCCTTCGACGGCCTTCTTCGATGCTCAGCTCCATCGCGTCCTGTGCTGGGCCGACTTGCGACTGGACCGCATCCCGGAGATCCTGGCTCAGATCGACAACCAGTTCGCCTTCGTGGCGTCGGTGACCGGCCTCAATCCCGATCGCCATCGGAACACCGTCGAACTGCTGGTGAACGCCATCCAGTTCACGGTGCTGGTCGAGATGCAGTTCAAGCATGCGCTCGCCTGCTGGCGTCCCAACCAATATTCCGCGCAGGTGCAGCCGGTCATCACGACGCCGGGGCACGGCAGCTTTCCGAGCGGGCACTCGACGCAGGCGTTCATGCTGGCGCGGCTGCTCTCGTTCATGCTGCCCACGGGGGCCTATTTCGATTCGATGCGGGAGCAGCTGTACCGCCAGGCCGCCCGCATTGCCACCAACCGCGTCATTGCCGGCGTGCACTTTCCGGCAGACAGCGTGGTCGGGCGCCTGCTCGGCCACAGCATTGCCGAGTACATCATCGCCCGTCTCACGCAGGGGAATGCAGGCCGGGTGGTGTATCGCGAATTCGACGCGAGCGTGGCTACGGCGACGGCCGGCAAGGACCTCGACCTCGATCTGGTCCAGCCGATCGACACGCTCTACACGCCCGGTCCGTTCAATTGCTACCAGATCCACGGGCAGGTGGGTGTCAACACCGCAGCGGCCCCTTCGGTGCTCACCGAGCTCTTCAACGAGGGCCAGGCGGAGCGCGCCGCCCTGGCGATGTGAACGAGCACCCGTGCCGGGGAGCGGATCATGCAGAAACCCTTGGAACTGCCACTCAGCCTCGTCTTTAACGCGGACGCCTATCTGCAGTGGGCAATGCTGACAAAGTTCAAATACTTCAACCTGAAACCGTCCGACACTTATGCGGTGCTGGTCGAGTTCAGCGGGCCACTCGAGCGAAGCGCGATCGAAAAGATGCGCATCCCAGAACTCATCTGGATCACGTCGTACGAAGGCCATCTCTATGCGGCAATCAACCTCTCCAAGGAGGGATTCGAGGAGCATTTCGTTGACCAATTGCAGTTGCTTCAACAGTCCGGCCTGCTCTGTCTAGAGCTTGCGGCGCCGACAGGCATGCTCGTGCCGGAGTTTCCCAAGGGCGTCGCGCCGGGCTCCGATACGGTCATCGGCGTCATCGACGATGGCTGCCCGTTCGCTCATGTGCACTTGAGGGGTGAGGCGCCGAACGAGCCCGCCGTCCGGTTCATCTGGGACCAGGGCAGCGGGGTCTTCTTCACCGAGCCCGACTTGCAGGCGTTGATGGCCGGTGCGACTTCGGCCATCGGCTCGATCGACGAAGACTCCGCCTACCTCGCGAGCGGCCTGCCCAGCCTGCGCTCCGCTACCAGTCACGGCGCCCAGGTCCTGAGCCACGCGAGCGGCCATGCGCACGACACGAAACCCCTGCCTCCGCATATCCCCAATCCGATCGACATCGCTTTCGTGCAATTCCCGGGTGACGCCCTCGACCACCCCAACGGCGAATGGCTCCACCACTTGGCGTTGCGTGGTATTCAAGCGATTCGCGCCTACGCCCGCGACATGTGCAAGAAGAAGGCCTCACGCATCCTGATCAATCTCAGTTACGGACCTCGCACCGGCCCGCACGACGGCACATCGATCCTCGAGAAGGCGATCGATGCCATCACAGCCCAGGCCGTGAAGGACGGCTACGACCTGCGCGTCGTCGTTCCGAGTGGCAACAGCCACCTGTCCAGGGCGCATGCGCAATTCGACCTGGCTCGAGGGGGCGGCGTCATCGACTGGCACGTCGCGCCGGACACCCAGACGCCGTGCTATCTCGAGATCTGGCTTCCCCTGAACACGCCGATCGGCGACCTCGAGATCTTCCTGAAGGCGCCCAACGGGGAAGAGATTCCGGCGCAATACCCGGGCATCCACCATTCCGCGAACGAGACCGCGTGGACGGTCGCGGTCCATGTCTGCGGCGATACGGCGAAAAAGATGGTTCTGATGATCGTGACGCCGACGGCCCGCTCGACGGGGACGGACTGGCTCGGGGGGCTCCCGTTGGCGACGGCGGGACGATGGAAGGTCGCGGTCAAGGTGCGGC
This region includes:
- a CDS encoding adenylate/guanylate cyclase domain-containing protein; translated protein: MSAPPPNFAQAATSHDLQRHEKVVLVADLVDSVGLMLKDELGVIRRWGAFIGQVTLNILPANEGRLVKSLGDGLMAEFNGAPEAAACALAMHRWLDESEPDASEAPMRLRIGMHAAQVYEDEHDIYGTGVNLAARIAALAQPGHTVMSSAVRDGLTDGLDGELEDLGEWYLKHVDQPLHVYGVRKAGQQPAFRTEHADPAPFRPTIAVMPYASRNVELEQFAIGDLIAEGVIGRMSRTQEINVISHLSTSALARTWRTLDQAETHLGADYVLSGSYVVTGHTVLVFSELASVRHKEVEWTGRAKGELEDLMQLDSEICDTIASECHQALLEKGAQKALVRPLPTLESYGLLLGGIGLMHRSTKSEFLRSREVLDALIERHPTHALPRIWLAKWYILCATRGLTGDARNQASLALQETRRALDVEPSHPLGWAMQGFVQLHLMKDVEHALESCNQALDRSFNEPLAWLFKGVAHAFDGDGAQALPAGQRALDLSPLDPLKYYYHSLMASIAISAGQYESAIDFAQQSLRVNAAHLSSYRSLTIAQSLAGQQDAARATLALMLQRDPQFTVTRFAQGYPARDRVPAYLEKLKDALRAAGAKES
- a CDS encoding NnrU family protein; this translates as MTLLILGLVLFLGVHSLSIVAPGWRAAQIERRGERAFKGVYALVSIIGFVLLIYGYGLARQAPVPIYSPPVALRHLALVLMLPVFPLLFAAYMPGRIQRAAKHPMLLAVKFWALAHLLANGTLADVLLFGGFLVWAVADRISLTHRTVPQKVPGAPPGAMNDVIALVGGLVVYVVFLFWAHAWLIGVSPRG
- a CDS encoding phosphatase PAP2 family protein — its product is MSLLGGYGGYGGYGGYGGYGGYGGYGGYGGYGGGGPVPGSLGDAFANPLVCTALVANRDATSNPGAPSQTPANPNFNDPANIPRWESWVRSYLVQWELCKGVTVDPSGMGASAMELKADGQTIVRIAQPSTAFFDAQLHRVLCWADLRLDRIPEILAQIDNQFAFVASVTGLNPDRHRNTVELLVNAIQFTVLVEMQFKHALACWRPNQYSAQVQPVITTPGHGSFPSGHSTQAFMLARLLSFMLPTGAYFDSMREQLYRQAARIATNRVIAGVHFPADSVVGRLLGHSIAEYIIARLTQGNAGRVVYREFDASVATATAGKDLDLDLVQPIDTLYTPGPFNCYQIHGQVGVNTAAAPSVLTELFNEGQAERAALAM
- a CDS encoding glutathione S-transferase, with protein sequence MAYQLHYWPTIQGRGEFVRLALEAAGAAYVDVAREPPAKGGGESALMRKLGDPDNPRPSFAPPFLVDGDVVVGQTAAILLYLGPRLGLAGVGELDALWTHQIQLTVADAVAEVHDTHHPISTGLYYEDQRDAALERAKAFRDERIPKFFHWFERILQRNPAGDVHLVGDSLSYADLSLFQLVAGLRYAFPKATARALAHTPAIVKLYANVARRQRVHDYLQSPRRISFNEEGIFRAYPELDG